Proteins encoded within one genomic window of Amorphoplanes friuliensis DSM 7358:
- a CDS encoding LacI family DNA-binding transcriptional regulator, with the protein MRDVAKLAGVSHQTVSRVLNEHPNVRQETRDRVLEAMQSLDYRRNLAARTLVTRQSHTLGIIGFETTLFGPASMLYGIEDAARTAGYLVSIAMVRNLDRRPVLEAVDRLRQHAVDGIIAIAPKPAVTNGLLQAPSGLYCVAVGGAGAADAVPTVRIDNAAGARLATQHLLDLGHRTVHHVAGPADWPEAQERVTGWRDTLNEAGATVPPIVPQSWNAESGYSQGRELARDRSVTAIFCANDRIALGVLRALHEAGRKVPEEVSVVGFDDMPDSGYFLPPLTTVRQDFAELGRRSLTLLLEHMAVPDDAESPAHVVVSPELVVRNSTAAPR; encoded by the coding sequence ATGCGGGACGTCGCCAAGCTCGCCGGCGTATCGCACCAGACCGTGTCGCGGGTCCTCAACGAGCACCCGAACGTCCGGCAGGAGACCCGGGATCGTGTCCTCGAGGCCATGCAGTCGCTCGACTACCGGCGCAACCTCGCCGCCCGGACCCTGGTGACCCGGCAGTCGCACACGCTGGGCATCATCGGGTTCGAGACCACCCTGTTCGGCCCGGCGTCCATGCTCTACGGCATCGAGGACGCGGCGCGTACAGCGGGATATCTGGTCAGCATCGCGATGGTCCGCAATCTGGACCGGCGGCCGGTGCTCGAGGCGGTCGACCGGCTGCGCCAGCACGCGGTGGACGGCATCATCGCGATCGCCCCCAAGCCCGCAGTCACCAACGGCCTGCTCCAGGCGCCGTCGGGGCTCTACTGTGTCGCGGTCGGTGGCGCCGGCGCGGCCGACGCGGTGCCGACCGTCCGCATAGACAACGCGGCCGGGGCCCGGCTCGCCACGCAGCACCTGCTCGATCTGGGACATCGGACGGTTCACCATGTCGCCGGTCCGGCGGACTGGCCCGAGGCCCAGGAGCGCGTCACCGGCTGGCGCGACACCCTCAACGAGGCCGGTGCCACCGTTCCGCCGATCGTCCCGCAGTCCTGGAACGCCGAGTCGGGCTACTCCCAGGGCCGCGAACTGGCCCGCGACCGCTCGGTCACGGCCATCTTCTGCGCCAACGACCGGATCGCCCTGGGTGTGCTGCGGGCGCTGCACGAGGCCGGTCGCAAGGTGCCGGAGGAGGTCAGCGTGGTCGGCTTCGACGACATGCCCGACTCGGGGTACTTCCTGCCGCCGCTGACCACGGTCCGCCAGGACTTCGCCGAGCTCGGGCGGCGCAGCCTCACGCTGCTGCTCGAGCACATGGCCGTACCGGATGACGCCGAGTCCCCGGCTCATGTCGTCGTCTCCCCCGAACTGGTCGTGCGGAACAGCACCGCTGCCCCACGGTGA
- a CDS encoding ABC transporter substrate-binding protein produces MRSLEDVVLKKWSAAVLAGALALGALAGCGGDDAGGGTGSGGDDKLTLGFSQVGAESGWRTANTKSIQEAAATAGIELKFSDAQGKQENQIKAIRSFIAQRVDVIAFSPVVESGWDTVLKEAKDAEIPVILTDRAVDSKDTTLYKSFIGSDFVLEGKKAGEWLVKDYEGKNDPVNIVELQGTPGAAPANDRKAGFADVIKADPKFKVVASQTGQFTRTDGKEVMEAFLKSQPKIDVLYAHNDDMGLGAIEAIEAAGKKPGTDIKIITVDAVKDGMTALSEGKINYIVECSPLLGPQLMDLAKKVKAGETVEARVLTEETTFTQEQAKAVLAERKY; encoded by the coding sequence ATGAGATCCCTGGAGGACGTTGTGCTCAAGAAGTGGTCCGCGGCGGTCCTGGCCGGCGCCCTGGCGCTCGGCGCCCTCGCCGGTTGCGGCGGCGACGACGCCGGTGGTGGCACCGGCAGTGGCGGCGACGACAAGCTCACCCTCGGCTTCTCCCAGGTCGGCGCCGAGAGCGGCTGGCGCACGGCCAACACCAAGTCGATCCAGGAGGCGGCCGCGACGGCCGGGATCGAGCTCAAGTTCTCCGACGCGCAGGGCAAGCAGGAGAACCAGATCAAGGCGATCCGCTCCTTCATCGCCCAGCGCGTCGACGTGATCGCGTTCTCGCCGGTGGTCGAGTCCGGCTGGGACACCGTGCTCAAGGAGGCCAAGGACGCGGAGATCCCGGTGATCCTCACCGACCGCGCCGTCGACTCCAAGGACACCACGCTCTACAAGAGCTTCATCGGCTCCGACTTCGTGCTCGAGGGCAAGAAGGCGGGGGAGTGGCTGGTCAAGGACTACGAGGGCAAGAACGACCCGGTCAACATCGTCGAGCTGCAGGGCACGCCGGGCGCGGCGCCGGCCAACGACCGCAAGGCGGGCTTCGCCGACGTGATCAAGGCCGACCCGAAGTTCAAGGTCGTGGCCTCGCAGACCGGTCAGTTCACCCGGACCGACGGCAAGGAGGTCATGGAGGCCTTCCTCAAGTCCCAGCCGAAGATCGACGTGCTCTACGCGCACAACGACGACATGGGCCTGGGCGCCATCGAGGCGATCGAGGCGGCCGGCAAGAAGCCCGGCACCGACATCAAGATCATCACGGTGGACGCGGTCAAGGACGGCATGACGGCACTCTCCGAGGGCAAGATCAACTACATCGTGGAGTGCAGCCCGCTCCTCGGCCCACAGCTGATGGACCTGGCCAAGAAGGTCAAGGCCGGCGAGACCGTCGAGGCCCGGGTGCTGACCGAGGAGACCACCTTCACCCAGGAGCAGGCCAAGGCCGTCCTGGCGGAGCGCAAGTACTGA
- a CDS encoding sugar ABC transporter ATP-binding protein, whose translation MVDPPILQMTGIRKTFPGVVALDGVDFSLRPGEVHALMGENGAGKSTLIKVLTGVYGIDAGDITLDGAPVRFGGPLQAQQAGISTVYQEVNLCANLSVAENIFIGREPRRLGKIRWGEMRRRSAALLADLDLHLDVAAPLSTYSLAIQQMVAIARAIDISAKVLILDEPTSSLDASEVERLFDVMRRLKRDGVAILFVSHFLDQVYEVADRMTVLRNGTLVGEYLTAELSQMQLVTKMIGKELTVLERLEEEPRTVTADAPREPILQAHELGRTGAIAPFDLTVRGGEIVGLAGLLGSGRTELARLLFGADRPDHGRLEIDGKPVTLRTPRTAMTHGIGFSSENRRTEGVVGELSVRENIILALQATRGWSRPVPRRKQDELVARYIKTLGIRPSDPETAVRNLSGGNQQKVLLARWLITEPRLLIVDEPTRGIDVGAKAEIQRLLVELADGGMAVLFVSAELEEVLRLSHKIEVLRDRHLVEELDNTGGGVDADRVMQAIASGVTP comes from the coding sequence ATGGTCGACCCGCCGATCCTGCAGATGACCGGCATCCGTAAGACCTTCCCGGGCGTCGTGGCCCTGGACGGGGTGGACTTCTCCCTGCGCCCGGGCGAGGTGCACGCGCTCATGGGCGAGAACGGCGCCGGCAAGTCCACGCTGATCAAGGTCCTGACCGGGGTGTACGGCATCGACGCCGGCGACATCACGCTCGACGGCGCCCCCGTGCGTTTCGGCGGGCCGCTGCAGGCTCAGCAGGCCGGCATCAGCACGGTCTACCAGGAGGTCAACCTCTGCGCGAACCTCTCGGTCGCCGAGAACATCTTCATCGGCCGGGAGCCCCGCCGCCTGGGCAAGATCCGCTGGGGCGAGATGCGCCGCCGCTCCGCCGCCCTGCTCGCCGATCTCGACCTCCACCTCGACGTGGCCGCGCCGCTGAGCACCTACTCCCTGGCCATCCAGCAAATGGTGGCCATCGCGCGCGCGATCGACATCTCCGCCAAGGTGTTGATCCTGGACGAGCCCACGTCCAGCCTCGACGCCTCCGAGGTGGAACGCCTCTTCGACGTGATGCGCCGGCTCAAGCGCGACGGCGTGGCGATCCTCTTCGTCTCGCACTTCCTCGACCAGGTCTACGAGGTCGCCGACCGGATGACCGTCCTGCGCAACGGCACGCTCGTCGGCGAGTACCTCACCGCCGAGCTCAGCCAGATGCAGCTGGTCACCAAGATGATCGGCAAGGAACTGACCGTCCTCGAACGCCTCGAGGAGGAGCCGCGCACGGTCACCGCCGACGCGCCCCGGGAGCCCATCCTGCAGGCGCACGAGCTCGGCCGGACCGGAGCGATCGCGCCCTTCGACCTGACCGTGCGGGGCGGCGAGATCGTGGGACTGGCCGGACTGCTCGGCTCCGGGCGTACCGAACTGGCCCGGTTGTTGTTCGGCGCGGACCGTCCCGACCACGGCCGGCTGGAGATCGACGGCAAGCCCGTGACCCTGCGGACGCCGCGGACGGCCATGACCCACGGCATCGGGTTCTCCTCGGAGAACCGCCGCACCGAGGGTGTGGTCGGCGAGCTGAGCGTCCGCGAGAACATCATCCTGGCGCTGCAGGCGACCCGCGGCTGGTCCCGGCCGGTGCCACGGCGCAAGCAGGACGAGCTGGTCGCCCGGTACATCAAGACGCTGGGCATCCGGCCGTCCGACCCGGAGACCGCCGTCCGCAACCTCAGCGGCGGCAACCAGCAGAAGGTCCTGCTGGCCCGCTGGCTGATCACCGAACCCCGCCTGCTGATCGTCGACGAGCCCACCCGCGGCATCGACGTCGGCGCCAAGGCCGAGATCCAGCGCCTGCTGGTCGAGCTCGCGGACGGCGGCATGGCCGTGCTGTTCGTCAGCGCCGAGCTGGAGGAGGTGCTGCGGCTCAGCCACAAGATCGAGGTGCTGCGGGACCGCCACCTCGTCGAGGAGCTCGACAACACCGGTGGCGGCGTCGACGCCGA